Proteins co-encoded in one Microcebus murinus isolate Inina chromosome 5, M.murinus_Inina_mat1.0, whole genome shotgun sequence genomic window:
- the CDSN gene encoding corneodesmosin isoform X1: protein MGSTARDLSLSGLPPAPHYLFLKAQGKSLASKPSLPLLHVSLPSAVCQLHCSSCRARSQSPSSSVQLPKHSTSHAGEPVPGTEKTAAQACRRGQRLAFFIVQGSVAKSVATFSDPCKDPTRITSPNHPCLAGKGGSGGSGSSSGSSSGSSSGSSSGGSSGSSVAQGGSSGSSLFKPGTGYSQSSYSSGSGPGFSLQGAPGSSPSGSGSSQSELVNYQPGHGSALPTNDDSSPAGSSSQSGESSSFSQSSSVSSSRGQSASSSLRPCSSDVPDSPCSGGPVVSHSGSYISSSHSVSGGQRPVVVVVEQHGSGGPGGVQGVPCSSGGLPGKPCPPITSVDKPHGGYEVVGGSSDSYLVPGMTYSKGKIYPVGYFTKENPVKGSPGVPSFAAGPPISEGKYFSSNPIIPSHSSSGSSARPLGAASAIVFQPVGAGGVRLCGVGSAGSKGPCSPSGPGVHLTPSISSSSGSAHHPCGGASPGPCSPPGPGSLGGSSSSQSGGTIALQPCGSKSSSSGHPCLSVSSSVLTGGPKGSPQPDPSTGAKPCGSSSSGRIPCRSIRDVLAQVKPLGPQLADPEVFLPQGEALDRP from the exons ATGGGAAGCACCGCCAGGGACCTGAGTCTCAGTGGCCTGCCCCCGGCTCCGCATTATTTATTCCTCAAGGCCCAGGGAAAGTCCCTCGCCTCGAAGCCAAGCCTGCCCCTTCTGCATGTTAGCCTTCCCTCTGCCGTGTGCCAGCTGCACTGCAGCTCCTGCAGGGCAAGGAGCCAGTCACCTTCTTCCTCAGTGCAACTCCCAAAGCACAGCACAAGCCACGCAGGGGAgccggtgcctggcacagaaaagACAGCAGCACAGGCTTGCCGGAGGGGACAGAGACTTGCCTTCTTCATAGTACAAGGCAG CGTGGCTAAGAGCGTCGCGACCTTCTCAGATCCCTGCAAGGACCCCACGCGGATCACCTCCCCTAACCACCCCTGCCTCGCCGGGAAGGGCGGCTCCGGTGGCTCCGGCTCCAGCTCCGGCTCCAGCTCCGGCTCCAGCTCTGGCTCCTCCAGCGGTGGGTCCAGTGGATCCAGTGTCGCCCAGGGCGGTTCTTCAGGATCTTCATTATTTAAGCCAGGAACAGGATATTCCCAGAGCAGCTATTCCTCCGGATCCGGACCCGGCTTCAGTCTACAGGGCGCACCTGGCTCCTCCCCGTCGGGAAGCGGCAGCTCTCAGTCAGAGCTCGTCAACTACCAGCCAGGGCATGGCTCTGCTCTGCCGACCAACGACGACTCTTCCCCCGCAGGAAGCTCTTCCCAGTCTGGAGAAAGCTCTTCCTTCTCCCAAAGCTCCAGTGTGTCCAGCAGCAGAGGCCAGAGCGCCAGCTCCAGCCTTCGTCCCTGCAGCTCAGACGTCCCCGACTCCCCCTGCAGCGGCGGGCCCGTGGTCTCGCACTCGGGCTCCTACATCTCCAGCTCCCACTCAGTGTCAGGGGGCCAGCGgcctgtggtggtggtggtggagcaGCACGGCTCTGGTGGCCCCGGAGGGGTTCAAGGTGTCCCCTGCAGCAGCGGTGGCCTTCCAGGCAAGCCCTGCCCCCCCATCACCTCTGTGGACAAGCCCCACGGCGGCTACGAGGTGGTGGGCGGCTCCTCGGACAGCTATCTGGTGCCAGGCATGACCTACAGCAAGGGTAAAATCTACCCTGTGGGCTACTTCACCAAAGAGAACCCTGTCAAAGGCTCCCCCGGTGTCCCCTCCTTTGCAGCGGGGCCCCCCATCTCCGAGGGCAAATACTTCTCCAGCAACCCCATCATCCCCAGCCACAGCTCTTCCGGTTCCAGCGCCCGGCCGTTGGGAGCTGCTTCTGCCATTGTGTTCCAGCCAGTGGGTGCTGGCGGGGTCCGGCTCTGTGGCGTCGGCTCCGCGGGCTCCAAGGGGCCCTGCTCCCCCTCCGGTCCTGGAGTCCACCTCACTCCCAGCATCTCCAGCAGCTCCGGCTCTGCCCACCACCCCTGTGGCGGCGCTTCCCCGGGGCCCTGCTCCCCCCCGGGCCCCGGCTCCTTGGGTGGCAGCTCCAGCTCCCAGTCAGGTGGTACGATCGCCCTTCAGCCCTGTGGCAGCAAGTCCAGCTCCTCTGGCCACCCTTGCCTTTCTGTCTCCTCCTCGGTGCTGACTGGGGGTCCCAAGGGCTCTCCCCAGCCTGATCCGTCCACTGGCGCCAAG
- the CDSN gene encoding corneodesmosin isoform X2 has protein sequence MSSPGIKARLSSSSCQSEGRSKMGCSWAPRMGHVGGRRVMALLLAGLLLPGSVAKSVATFSDPCKDPTRITSPNHPCLAGKGGSGGSGSSSGSSSGSSSGSSSGGSSGSSVAQGGSSGSSLFKPGTGYSQSSYSSGSGPGFSLQGAPGSSPSGSGSSQSELVNYQPGHGSALPTNDDSSPAGSSSQSGESSSFSQSSSVSSSRGQSASSSLRPCSSDVPDSPCSGGPVVSHSGSYISSSHSVSGGQRPVVVVVEQHGSGGPGGVQGVPCSSGGLPGKPCPPITSVDKPHGGYEVVGGSSDSYLVPGMTYSKGKIYPVGYFTKENPVKGSPGVPSFAAGPPISEGKYFSSNPIIPSHSSSGSSARPLGAASAIVFQPVGAGGVRLCGVGSAGSKGPCSPSGPGVHLTPSISSSSGSAHHPCGGASPGPCSPPGPGSLGGSSSSQSGGTIALQPCGSKSSSSGHPCLSVSSSVLTGGPKGSPQPDPSTGAKPCGSSSSGRIPCRSIRDVLAQVKPLGPQLADPEVFLPQGEALDRP, from the exons ATGTCCAGCCCTGGCATAAAGGCCCGGCTGTCCTCCAGCTCCTGTCAGTCAGAAGGCCGTTCCAAGATGGGCTGCTCTTGGGCACCCCGGATGGGGCACGTGGGTGGGCGCAGGGTGATGGCACTGCTGCTGGCTGGTCTCTTGCTGCCAG GGAGCGTGGCTAAGAGCGTCGCGACCTTCTCAGATCCCTGCAAGGACCCCACGCGGATCACCTCCCCTAACCACCCCTGCCTCGCCGGGAAGGGCGGCTCCGGTGGCTCCGGCTCCAGCTCCGGCTCCAGCTCCGGCTCCAGCTCTGGCTCCTCCAGCGGTGGGTCCAGTGGATCCAGTGTCGCCCAGGGCGGTTCTTCAGGATCTTCATTATTTAAGCCAGGAACAGGATATTCCCAGAGCAGCTATTCCTCCGGATCCGGACCCGGCTTCAGTCTACAGGGCGCACCTGGCTCCTCCCCGTCGGGAAGCGGCAGCTCTCAGTCAGAGCTCGTCAACTACCAGCCAGGGCATGGCTCTGCTCTGCCGACCAACGACGACTCTTCCCCCGCAGGAAGCTCTTCCCAGTCTGGAGAAAGCTCTTCCTTCTCCCAAAGCTCCAGTGTGTCCAGCAGCAGAGGCCAGAGCGCCAGCTCCAGCCTTCGTCCCTGCAGCTCAGACGTCCCCGACTCCCCCTGCAGCGGCGGGCCCGTGGTCTCGCACTCGGGCTCCTACATCTCCAGCTCCCACTCAGTGTCAGGGGGCCAGCGgcctgtggtggtggtggtggagcaGCACGGCTCTGGTGGCCCCGGAGGGGTTCAAGGTGTCCCCTGCAGCAGCGGTGGCCTTCCAGGCAAGCCCTGCCCCCCCATCACCTCTGTGGACAAGCCCCACGGCGGCTACGAGGTGGTGGGCGGCTCCTCGGACAGCTATCTGGTGCCAGGCATGACCTACAGCAAGGGTAAAATCTACCCTGTGGGCTACTTCACCAAAGAGAACCCTGTCAAAGGCTCCCCCGGTGTCCCCTCCTTTGCAGCGGGGCCCCCCATCTCCGAGGGCAAATACTTCTCCAGCAACCCCATCATCCCCAGCCACAGCTCTTCCGGTTCCAGCGCCCGGCCGTTGGGAGCTGCTTCTGCCATTGTGTTCCAGCCAGTGGGTGCTGGCGGGGTCCGGCTCTGTGGCGTCGGCTCCGCGGGCTCCAAGGGGCCCTGCTCCCCCTCCGGTCCTGGAGTCCACCTCACTCCCAGCATCTCCAGCAGCTCCGGCTCTGCCCACCACCCCTGTGGCGGCGCTTCCCCGGGGCCCTGCTCCCCCCCGGGCCCCGGCTCCTTGGGTGGCAGCTCCAGCTCCCAGTCAGGTGGTACGATCGCCCTTCAGCCCTGTGGCAGCAAGTCCAGCTCCTCTGGCCACCCTTGCCTTTCTGTCTCCTCCTCGGTGCTGACTGGGGGTCCCAAGGGCTCTCCCCAGCCTGATCCGTCCACTGGCGCCAAG